A window of the Bacteroides thetaiotaomicron VPI-5482 genome harbors these coding sequences:
- the creD gene encoding cell envelope integrity protein CreD has product MDGFNEKSTEQVQEQQPLGCLRRFSKTIKVIIIGGLIILLMIPMFMIEDLISERGRTQEEAINEVSEKWSLAQTITGPYLNIQYPVTTENNGEKKVSIKALFLFPDELLVNGQLKTEILKRSIYEVNVYQSELTLKGLFSPEELIKSRVDMEQLQFDRAAICLNLTDMRGISEQISITLGDSVYVFEPGMDNRGIGATGVHAITDLSDLKKNKKLPYEIKIKLKGSQSINFIPLGKTTRVDLKANWNTPSFTGNYLPNNREITEKEFSAQWQVLNLNRNYSQVLMNYNNTNIKDIENSSFGVNFKIPVEQYQQSMRSAKYAILIILLTFGVIFFTEIMNKTRIHALQYLLVGLALCLFYSLLLSFSEHIGFNPAYLLSAALTIILVGGYMLGITKKKKPSLIMSGLLSVLYLYIFVLIQLETFALLAGSLGLFIILAMVMYFSKKIDWFNE; this is encoded by the coding sequence ATGGACGGTTTCAATGAAAAATCAACTGAGCAAGTGCAGGAACAACAACCGCTGGGATGCCTCCGCCGCTTCTCTAAAACAATCAAGGTCATCATTATCGGAGGATTAATCATTCTTCTGATGATACCGATGTTCATGATCGAAGATCTTATTTCCGAGCGGGGACGCACGCAGGAAGAAGCAATTAATGAAGTAAGCGAAAAATGGAGCCTTGCCCAAACCATTACCGGCCCCTATCTGAATATCCAGTATCCGGTAACGACAGAGAACAACGGGGAAAAGAAGGTATCAATCAAGGCCCTTTTCTTGTTTCCGGACGAACTTCTGGTCAATGGACAATTGAAAACCGAAATACTCAAAAGAAGTATTTATGAAGTGAACGTGTATCAGTCGGAACTGACTTTGAAAGGTTTATTCAGTCCCGAAGAGCTGATAAAAAGCAGGGTGGATATGGAACAACTGCAATTTGACAGAGCTGCCATCTGCCTGAACCTGACAGATATGCGGGGCATCAGTGAGCAGATCAGTATCACGCTGGGAGATTCAGTTTACGTCTTTGAACCGGGAATGGATAACAGAGGGATAGGCGCTACGGGAGTACACGCCATTACCGACTTATCCGATCTGAAGAAGAACAAGAAACTGCCTTATGAGATTAAAATCAAGCTGAAAGGTTCGCAGTCCATCAACTTTATCCCATTGGGTAAAACGACCCGTGTTGATTTGAAAGCCAACTGGAATACTCCAAGTTTTACAGGAAACTACTTGCCCAACAACCGCGAGATTACAGAAAAAGAATTCTCGGCACAATGGCAGGTACTGAATCTGAACCGCAACTATTCGCAGGTCCTGATGAATTACAACAATACCAATATCAAGGATATTGAGAACTCCAGTTTCGGCGTCAACTTCAAAATACCGGTAGAGCAGTATCAGCAGTCCATGCGTTCAGCCAAATATGCTATTCTGATTATTCTGCTGACGTTCGGTGTCATTTTCTTCACTGAAATCATGAATAAAACCCGTATTCATGCGTTACAGTATTTGCTGGTAGGTTTAGCACTCTGCCTGTTCTATAGTCTGCTGCTCTCCTTCTCCGAACATATCGGCTTTAATCCTGCTTATTTGTTATCTGCGGCACTGACTATTATATTAGTTGGCGGATATATGTTGGGAATCACCAAAAAGAAGAAACCGTCATTGATCATGTCCGGACTATTAAGTGTACTCTACCTTTATATCTTCGTTTTGATTCAACTGGAAACCTTTGCATTATTAGCAGGCAGTTTGGGACTATTTATCATTTTGGCAATGGTAATGTATTTCTCCAAGAAGATAGACTGGTTCAATGAGTAA
- a CDS encoding DUF2089 family protein, with protein sequence MNEVKKRLPLQCPSCDAPLKVGRLFCEECNTEVCGNFELPLLARLSEKEQQFVLDFVKSSGSLKDMAKNIGVSYPTVRNMLDDIIDKLTKMDM encoded by the coding sequence ATGAATGAAGTAAAGAAACGGTTACCATTGCAATGTCCATCCTGTGATGCTCCATTGAAAGTAGGACGGTTGTTTTGTGAAGAATGCAATACGGAAGTTTGTGGCAATTTTGAATTGCCTTTACTGGCGCGCCTGTCGGAGAAAGAGCAGCAATTTGTTCTTGATTTTGTAAAGTCAAGCGGCAGTTTGAAAGATATGGCGAAGAACATAGGAGTCAGCTACCCTACAGTTCGAAATATGTTGGACGATATAATAGATAAACTAACTAAAATGGATATGTGA
- a CDS encoding macro domain-containing protein: MEILYIKGDATAPIGSGVKVITHICNDIGGWGKGFVLALSKKWKMPEEAYRQWYKSQEEFTLGAVQFVNVENKLYVANMIGQHGIYKDSKGLPPIRYDAVRQCLKEVALFTIAHKASVHMPRIGCGLAGGKWELMEQIIKEELITKEIAVTVYDL; the protein is encoded by the coding sequence ATGGAAATACTATATATAAAAGGAGATGCCACAGCACCGATTGGTTCAGGTGTCAAAGTGATTACTCATATTTGCAACGATATCGGAGGATGGGGAAAAGGGTTTGTACTGGCACTTTCTAAAAAATGGAAAATGCCGGAAGAAGCCTATCGCCAGTGGTACAAATCACAGGAAGAATTTACTTTGGGAGCTGTACAGTTTGTAAATGTTGAAAATAAGTTATATGTCGCCAATATGATAGGACAACATGGCATTTATAAAGACAGTAAAGGACTCCCTCCCATCCGTTATGACGCCGTCCGGCAATGTTTGAAGGAGGTAGCCCTGTTTACAATTGCCCACAAGGCAAGTGTACATATGCCCCGTATTGGCTGTGGACTGGCAGGTGGCAAGTGGGAACTTATGGAGCAAATCATAAAAGAAGAGCTTATCACCAAAGAAATAGCTGTAACCGTATATGATTTATAA
- a CDS encoding GNAT family N-acetyltransferase — MEIKKVISDKKEFLELLLLADEQESMIDRYLERGDMFVLYDNGLKACCVVTREGEGIYEIKNIATISFFQRQGYGKRLIQFLFDHYRGKCSELLVGTGDVPSTLSFYEHCGFTISHRLKNFFTDNYDHPMYEDGKQLVDMVYLKKTF; from the coding sequence ATGGAGATAAAAAAAGTAATTTCGGATAAAAAAGAGTTCTTGGAACTGTTGCTTTTGGCTGATGAACAGGAGAGTATGATCGACCGCTATCTGGAACGTGGCGATATGTTTGTCTTGTATGATAACGGATTGAAAGCGTGCTGTGTCGTAACCCGTGAAGGGGAAGGAATTTATGAAATCAAGAACATAGCTACGATCTCTTTTTTCCAGCGGCAGGGATATGGAAAACGCTTGATTCAATTTTTATTTGATCATTATCGGGGGAAATGCTCAGAATTGCTGGTCGGTACAGGCGATGTACCTTCTACGCTTTCTTTCTACGAACATTGTGGCTTCACCATTTCCCATCGGCTAAAGAATTTCTTTACCGACAATTACGACCATCCTATGTACGAAGACGGCAAGCAACTGGTGGATATGGTATATCTGAAAAAGACATTTTAG
- a CDS encoding linear amide C-N hydrolase encodes MCTRVVYSGSNGMVATGRSMDWKTDMHSNLWVFPRGMKRNGETGENSLEWTSRYGSVVTSAFEIASTDGMNEKGLVANLLWLPETEYPVRDKNKPGLAITAWVQYMLDNFATVEEAVAYIDEDTFQVVSDMMPDGSRLATLHLSISDATGDCAIFEYIGGKLTVYHSKEYKVMTNSPTYNKQLALSEYWKSIGGLSFLPGTNRAADRFARASFYINALPETDDERIAVASVFSVVRNASVPYGISTPESPEISTTQWRTVSESKNLRYFFESSLTPNTFWVNLKDFDLSEGAPVFKLSIANGEMYHGNTAKNFKTALPFKFMGVKG; translated from the coding sequence ATGTGTACGAGAGTCGTTTATTCAGGAAGCAATGGTATGGTAGCAACCGGTCGTTCTATGGACTGGAAAACAGATATGCACAGCAACCTTTGGGTGTTTCCCAGAGGGATGAAACGGAACGGAGAAACCGGAGAGAACTCGCTGGAATGGACTTCCAGATACGGTAGCGTAGTGACTTCCGCTTTCGAGATCGCCAGTACGGACGGTATGAATGAGAAAGGATTGGTCGCCAATCTGCTTTGGTTGCCCGAAACCGAATACCCCGTAAGAGATAAGAATAAACCGGGACTTGCCATTACAGCCTGGGTGCAATATATGCTGGACAATTTTGCCACCGTAGAAGAAGCCGTAGCATACATTGACGAAGATACCTTTCAGGTCGTTTCGGATATGATGCCAGACGGTTCCCGGTTGGCTACTTTACATTTATCTATTTCGGATGCTACAGGTGACTGTGCCATTTTTGAATATATCGGTGGGAAACTCACGGTATATCATAGTAAGGAATACAAGGTTATGACCAACTCTCCTACTTACAACAAGCAACTGGCACTTAGCGAATACTGGAAATCGATAGGAGGACTGAGCTTTCTGCCCGGTACGAATCGCGCTGCCGACCGCTTTGCCAGAGCCAGCTTCTACATCAACGCATTGCCCGAGACCGATGATGAAAGAATAGCTGTTGCCAGTGTATTCAGTGTTGTACGCAATGCTTCTGTTCCTTACGGGATATCCACTCCCGAAAGTCCCGAGATTTCCACTACGCAATGGAGAACCGTTTCGGAGAGCAAGAACCTGAGATACTTTTTCGAATCAAGTCTGACTCCGAATACCTTTTGGGTAAATCTGAAAGATTTCGATTTATCGGAAGGGGCTCCGGTGTTCAAACTGTCTATTGCCAATGGAGAAATGTATCATGGAAATACAGCCAAGAATTTTAAAACAGCGTTGCCTTTCAAATTTATGGGCGTAAAGGGATAA